ACAATTGCAAATATTCCCTGGAAAGAGTATTTTAAAGATCCAAAACTTCAGGCCTTAATAGGCGAAGGCCTGAAGAACAATATAGATCAGCAGATTGCCATAACGCGAATCAAAGAAGCTGAAGCCACCCTGGATATGTCCAGGGCTGCCACTCTCCCATCC
This window of the Bacteroidota bacterium genome carries:
- a CDS encoding TolC family protein — its product is MYKNKINNFKILFLVAMAVELASCHVTKNIYTPPKVDTLNILRSEGGNNLDTATIANIPWKEYFKDPKLQALIGEGLKNNIDQQIAITRIKEAEATLDMSRAATLPS